One region of Gossypium raimondii isolate GPD5lz chromosome 6, ASM2569854v1, whole genome shotgun sequence genomic DNA includes:
- the LOC105771615 gene encoding uncharacterized protein LOC105771615, with amino-acid sequence MEIQTASSSAAMNNDPKRLHKCRNICFATMGGLIFIIILIVILAFTVFKPKNPVITVDSVTLSDLKFYLDTTKFQVLFNFSLDVDLTIKNSNKVGFKYADSAAELNYRGQKVGEVPIPAGKISADKTAPMNLTVTVMADRFISDSNFFADVSGGELPLETFCEISGKVNILNLFKFHVVSTTSCDIIVFLSNSSAGDQNCNYKYMV; translated from the coding sequence ATGGAAATACAGACTGCAAGCAGTTCAGCAGCCATGAACAATGACCCCAAGCGTCTCCATAAATGCAGAAACATCTGTTTTGCAACCATGGGTGGGTTAATATTCATCATAATCCTCATTGTAATCTTAGCTTTCACCGTTTTCAAGCCCAAAAACCCCGTAATAACAGTCGACTCAGTCACCTTATCCGACCTGAAGTTTTACCTAGATACGACAAAGTTCCAAGTGTTGTTCAACTTTAGCCTGGACGTGGATCTCACCATCAAGAACTCCAACAAAGTGGGGTTCAAGTATGCTGACTCGGCCGCTGAGTTGAACTACAGGGGCCAGAAAGTAGGCGAGGTTCCAATTCCAGCCGGTAAGATTTCTGCAGATAAAACGGCTCCGATGAACTTGACGGTGACAGTCATGGCGGATCGATTCATCTCAGACTCAAACTTTTTCGCTGATGTTTCGGGTGGTGAACTGCCTTTGGAGACATTTTGTGAGATTTCAGGCAAGGTTAATATCTTGAATTTGTTTAAGTTTCATGTTGTTTCTACAACTTCATGCGACATCATTGTCTTTTTGTCTAATTCAAGTGCTGGAGACCAAAACTGCAACTATAAGTATATGGtgtaa